One window of the Diospyros lotus cultivar Yz01 chromosome 12, ASM1463336v1, whole genome shotgun sequence genome contains the following:
- the LOC127786960 gene encoding uncharacterized protein LOC127786960 isoform X2, giving the protein MPKSCCLYPAGLVRAQDQSRVENGMAMWICSEVVNLLCHGIGASLRPAPLHGLRSRLVLSSIPRTTSALGCIQSLLPLHSVVAAARLTSHIAVQASICCELSQGIGILN; this is encoded by the exons ATGCCTAAAAGCTGCTGCTTATACCCTGCTGGATTGGTTCGAGCTCAGGACCAGAGCAGGGTAGAAAATGGCATGGCGATGTGGATCTGTTCCGAGGTCGTTAATCTCCTTTGCCACGGCATCGGTGCGTCACTCCGCCCTGCCCCACTTCACGGTCTCCGGTCTCGCCTCGTCCTCTCCTCCATCCCCAG GACTACCAGCGCGCTAGGATGCATTCAATCGCTACTGCCGCTGCACAGCGTGGTGGCTGCCGCTCGTCTCACCTCCCACATTGCCGTCCAGGCGAGCATTTGTTGCGAGTTGTCTCAAG GAATTGGGATTCTTAATTAG
- the LOC127786960 gene encoding uncharacterized protein LOC127786960 isoform X1: MPKSCCLYPAGLVRAQDQSRVENGMAMWICSEVVNLLCHGIGASLRPAPLHGLRSRLVLSSIPRTTSALGCIQSLLPLHSVVAAARLTSHIAVQASICCELSQGAFSFLLVNRTSSCFCDSYFLWFRCLY; encoded by the exons ATGCCTAAAAGCTGCTGCTTATACCCTGCTGGATTGGTTCGAGCTCAGGACCAGAGCAGGGTAGAAAATGGCATGGCGATGTGGATCTGTTCCGAGGTCGTTAATCTCCTTTGCCACGGCATCGGTGCGTCACTCCGCCCTGCCCCACTTCACGGTCTCCGGTCTCGCCTCGTCCTCTCCTCCATCCCCAG GACTACCAGCGCGCTAGGATGCATTCAATCGCTACTGCCGCTGCACAGCGTGGTGGCTGCCGCTCGTCTCACCTCCCACATTGCCGTCCAGGCGAGCATTTGTTGCGAGTTGTCTCAAGGTGCCTTCTCTTTTCTGCTTGTCAATCGCACTAGTTCATGTTTTTGTGACTCATACTTCTTGTGGTTTCGTTGTTTGTATTGA
- the LOC127787650 gene encoding (+)-neomenthol dehydrogenase-like, which translates to MAEATPAVPNKNRYAVVTGSNKGIGFEICRQLACNGVLVVLTARDEKKGLEAVEKLKGCGLSDLVFFHQLDVVDPSSVASLVDFIKTKFGRLDILVNNAGIVGLIMDWEVFQSTMAKGGPQTLIHDHGIEVMTQTYEMAEECLQTNYYGAKRMIEAFIPLLKLSVSPRIVNASSGAGRLQNIPGEWVRTVLNDVESLTEERIDELINDEFLQDFKAGSLETRGWPVVFSAYIMSKASLNAYTRILAKKHPSFRINCGCPRYVRTDINENTGPQSVEKGAECAVKLALLPDDGPTGLFFFMGEVSSFEWIAVVTGSNKGVGYGICKLLAGRGVMVVLTARDEKKGFEAVEKLKGEGVNIDLVLCHQLDLANPSTISALADFVKAQFGRLDILVNNAGVSGVIVDWNALKSSESRLKGINRWHGITTQTYEMAEECIQTNYYGSKRMVEAFTPLLQLSESPRIVNVSSAMGQLRYLNNEWAKGMLRDVESLTEEKIEEVLNVFLKDFREGELESRGWPAYWSAYIASKAAINAYTRILADRYPRFRINCVYPGFVKTDMTANVGLVSIEEAAEGPVKLALLPDDGPTGLYFDMTEPSTYE; encoded by the exons ATGGCGGAGGCAACACCAGCAGTCCCAAACAAGAACAG ATATGCAGTTGTTACAGGGTCAAACAAAGGAATAGGGTTTGAAATATGTAGGCAGTTGGCTTGTAATGGGGTCCTGGTGGTTTTAACAGCCAGAGACGAGAAGAAGGGACTTGAGGCTGTTGAGAAACTCAAAGGGTGTGGCCTTTCTGATCTTGTCTTCTTCCATCAGCTTGATGTGGTGGACCCATCTAGTGTTGCTTCCCTTGTTGATTTCATCAAGACCAAATTCGGAAGACTTGATATTTTG GTGAACAATGCTGGAATTGTGGGACTCATCATGGACTGGGAAGTTTTCCAGTCAACAATGGCTAAGGGAGGA CCTCAGACACTGATCCATGACCACGGGATCGAAGTGATGACTCAAACTTATGAGATGGCTGAAGAATGCTTGCAAACAAACTACTATGGTGCAAAGAGGATGATCGAAGCATTTATCCCCCTCCTGAAGCTATCTGTTTCGCCGAGGATTGTCAATGCTTCTTCTGGAGCAGGGCGGTTACAG AACATTCCAGGTGAGTGGGTTAGAACAGTGTTGAATGATGTGGAAAGCCTTACAGAAGAGAGGATAGACGAGCTGATAAATGATGAGTTCTTGCAAGATTTCAAAGCAGGATCACTGGAGACCAGAGGCTGGCCTGTCGTTTTCTCGGCCTACATAATGTCTAAAGCTTCCCTCAACGCCTACACGAGAATCCTCGCAAAGAAGCACCCAAGTTTTCGGATCAACTGCGGCTGCCCCCGTTACGTCAGAACCGACATTAACGAAAATACCGGCCCCCAGAGTGTGGAAAAAGGTGCTGAATGTGCGGTGAAGCTTGCCCTCTTGCCTGATGATGGCCCTACtggccttttcttcttcatggGTGAAGTCTCATCCTTTGAATG GATTGCAGTGGTGACAGGGTCAAATAAAGGGGTCGGATATGGTATATGTAAGTTGTTGGCAGGCAGAGGGGTGATGGTGGTGTTAACAGCTAGAGATGAGAAGAAGGGCTTTGAAGCCGTAGAGAAGCTCAAGGGGGAGGGCGTCAACATTGACCTTGTTCTTTGTCATCAGCTTGATCTGGCAAATCCATCTACCATTTCTGCGCTAGCTGACTTTGTCAAGGCCCAATTTGGAAGGCTTGATATCTTG GTGAATAATGCTGGGGTCAGTGGAGTCATTGTGGATTGGAATGCATTGAAGTCATCTGAATCTCGG CTAAAAGGCATCAACAGATGGCATGGAATAACAACCCAGACCTATGAGATGGCCGAAGAATGCATCCAAACCAACTACTATGGCTCAAAAAGGATGGTTGAAGCATTCACCCCCCTCCTCCAGCTATCCGAATCACCAAGGATTGTCAATGTTTCTTCTGCTATGGGGCAGTTAAGG TATCTAAACAATGAATGGGCTAAAGGAATGTTGAGAGATGTCGAAAGCCTCACAGAGGAGAAGATAGAGGAGGTGCTGAATGTGTTTCTAAAAGATTTCAGAGAAGGCGAGTTGGAGAGCCGAGGCTGGCCAGCTTACTGGTCCGCCTACATTGCCTCCAAAGCAGCCATTAACGCGTACACAAGAATTCTTGCCGACAGGTACCCGAGGTTTCGCATCAACTGTGTCTACCCTGGCTTTGTCAAGACAGATATGACGGCGAATGTGGGGTTGGTGAGCATAGAAGAGGCTGCAGAAGGTCCCGTCAAGCTAGCGCTCCTGCCTGACGATGGACCCACCGGCCTCTACTTCGACATGACAGAACCATCAACTTATGAATGA